The sequence below is a genomic window from Glycine max cultivar Williams 82 chromosome 20, Glycine_max_v4.0, whole genome shotgun sequence.
agagtaaataaaatattatgttttacCAATGTAAAACATTTATTAGTTTGTGAACCTAGTGACATAAAACTTGCCTATGGGCTAAAGTCCTACTCTGTTAGATTCAAACTTATGATAAAACGATCAAATTATGTTCCTTTTTCCTTAATTCCTGtgggtaaattaagaaatataacttgatattttatcttaattagttatacaaatataataaattcttGTGGGTGAATTATACTATATTACATATGATTAAtaacaactaatattttaaatgtaattttaacacttagtatgtatatatatatatatatatataaatgttgtGGTTAttctgtaatcaattaaattatattaatcaattaacattaattaattcttaataaaaGCTAAATATTTGCATAACATTCTCAATAATgcaaataattgaataatattgcataaatattatttaacataattttatatgtacaatggtaaaaaaatcatacatataaaattaaagaaataaataaacaatatatGCATATCATTactcaataaaagaaaacagtAAGCTCtctaatgattaattttaacgtgcataaattatttaatttaatattacatgcttaaataaatatcaaattcaaacatacaattaaaataattaaataaatgatttaaaCACACTAAAATGCACTAAATGATTCATAACCATATATATGCTAaaccatttaatttaattatttattatatgtataattattaataaaaattatacaagcaaactcatataattaaattaatctccagcacataaataataaattaattatgagcaacatactaattaaaaacattaaaacactttataaaactaaaaaacaaaacaggcacatatacaaatatcaaacaGTATACATGGaccttagaaaaaaaatgacgttgcccaattttttattttattatttatttatttatttattttttacaaacaaTTATTAAACCTTAAATTGTTTGAAGGGAGACGTGGGTTGACCTAAGTGTAACAGGTGAttcgaaaacaaaaaaaaaaaacaaatagtcCACGTGAGTAGCGTAGCATCAAAACGACAGGAGTATTGGAACAAAATGAAAGACCTGTATCTTTTTCAACACTTTGACCCGGTTGCGACCCACGACCCCGAATGGAAACTCGATGATTTTCAGCCATTTACAAAGccaaaatgatcattttaaatCATAGACAAAAGGAAAAATCGATTCCAATATGATTTTCAGTCTTAAtatgaattaaaacattcaaaaaCAGAGTGCccatatctaaaaaaaataaaacgtaTGAGTGCCAAAACGAAAGCAAGACAAAGGCAAAGAtgactctgataccaaatgtaaaTTTTTCAAGTATACTGGTTTGAACCATAAGCAACATATTTAGACCAAACAACggaacaaagaaaaaacataattttcagaGGTAcctacctccagccattgctatCAACCTTCTTCAGCCTTTACAGTTTTAGCTTTCTAGACCTTTACTCACTTAAACTTGATGGTGTGTTTTATCTGAAGAGAGGAGTGACTTTGGTGATCAAAATCGAGAGCACCCGATTCTATTTATAGAACTCTATCCATCACAAAGCTCAACAAAATGTGGGTATTATTTTTAAGATCATAGGTTATCGTTGAACGTTGCACAAATGAGTTGAATTTGGATAGAAAATGGACCGTGCTAAGAAACCTACTTCCCATaaaaattgcaacaaaaaaCAGTCTGGGAAAATaggaacagaaaaactaaaaaattcaaacaGATTCAACCAGACATAGTCACCCATTGCAAAGGTAATGTCCTTTTTATGTTTGACTGCTTGAGCTCGCATTCGTTGATGGGTATGGTTCAAGTTCTCCTTCAATGTGTTGAGAATGAAGTGTTTTTGTTGCAGGGCctgtgaaattgaaatttgggcTTAAtcaaatggaagaaaataagCCATAGTTTAGGGCCAACTGCCATACAGAGCTTAAAAAGTGGTCATTCCAATGGCCGAGTGAGTGGAAGTATTATACCAATAGTCCACCAAATGAAGGTACAAAAACCAACTTTAGGGAAAATCCATGGTGAAGCACCGCAGGTAAGCCATAATGGATCTATTCACAACCTCTGTTTGGCAATCGGTTTGCAGGTGGTAAGCTTAGGAGAATTTTAAGGTAATGCCCTGAAGTTTAAATACTTCTTTCCAAAACTTGCTGATAAAGGTCCTATCATGATCAAACATAATTGACTTAGCTATTACATGAAGGTGAGCTACCTTTACTGCAAAATGAGAAGCCAAGGATGAAGCTAAAAACTTAGATGACAACCTAATAAAATGAGCATATTTGGTGTAGCGATCTACTACAAcccacaaaacaaaaatgttgtcACGAGAGAGGAAGATTAGTGATGAAATCCATGGAGATATCTTCCCATGGTTGTTTTGGCACCGAAATAGGTTGAAGAAGGCCCGATGGTTTGGTAGGGTTGCACTTGCTCTGTTGGCAAACTAGGCACTTAGAAACAAAGCTTTTGACATCGAAGGACATTCCCGGTCATAAAAAGGAAGCAGTGCGAGCAATAATGGGTTTGGGTCTGGAGTATTCACCAATAGTAGACCCATGCATCTCGGTCAAAATGGAAAGCCTCCAGTCATGGGCATTAGGTATGAAAATACGCTATCCCAACATGATATATAATTCCAtgtcaaatttcaaacttttctACTAAAACTAGGTTTGCATGATATTGTTCCAAGATGGAACTACAAAAGACATAAATAGTAGTAACAGAGAGTCGGTTTGAATTGCTGCTTTCGTTTGGCATTTGGACAAGCTATCAGTAACTCAACTTTCGTGCCTAGGGCCATAAATCAGCTCATAGTCAAACCCTTGCAACTTGAGCGCCCACTAGTGTTGCTTTGGTGGTTGAAAAACTTATGAGAGTAAGTGTTTCAAGCTCTTTTGATAAGTGTAAATTCTGAAATAATGACCTTTCAAGTAATGACGACATTTTTTGATTGAATTTGTAATGACCAACATTTCTCTGGCATAGGCAGACATTATTTGCATGCAAGGCCGCAACTTTTTGCTGAAATAGGCTATCAGATGCCCTTTCTAAGAAAAGAAATAGGTGATAACTGATGCATCTGTCTCCAGATCAAAAAGAATGTTAAACTGAGGAAGTTGAAGCACTAAAGCACTAATCATGGCTTGCTAATTTgagatgcaaaaaaaaaacaacttttgctTCCTAGGACCATGCAAATTGGGAAACTTTTAGAAATTCAGTGAGAAGGAAGGCTATATGAGTGTATTGTTTAATAAAACATCGATAAAACCCTGTAAGGCCCAAAAATCCACACAAACTGGTGATAGAGTGAGGCCTCTGCAATTTAATCATAGCTtgaattttatttggatttggttTAACCCTTTCACTAGAAGTGATATGGCCCAAGTAGGATATAGTGGCTACTATAAAAACACAATTGACGAGCTTGGCATAAAATTTGTGCTCCTGCAATAAGTTAAAAACCACCAAGTGTTGTAAGTGATCAGAAATATTCGCACTAAAAATCAACATATCATCAAAAAACACAAGCACAAAATGTTGTAAATAAGGTTGTAGTAAGTCATTCATTGCGGTTTAGAAAGTTGTTGGAGCATTTGTGAGACCAAAAGGCATCACCAGAAATTCGTAGTGCCCATCATGAGTGCGAAAAGACATTTTATGTGTGTCCTTCGGTGTTATGCGAATTTGATGATATCCCGGCCATAaatcgatttttgaaaaaatggtggCTCCATGTAATTCATCCTAAAGTTCATCGACTGTCAAAATAAGAAATTGATCGCTTATAGTGATTGCATGAAGAGCTCTATAATCCACACAAAAACTCCAAGTCCCATCTTTTTTTCAAACCAATAATACTAAAGAAGAGAATGGGCTGTGGGTTGGAACAATTAATTCTTCGTTCAACATTTATGTGATAATTTTGTCATGGCCTCCTTTTGAAGATGTGGGTATCTATAAGGCTTTACATTCACAAGCTTGGAGTTGGGTAGAAGAGGAATTTGGTGGTCATGTGGGCGCACGAGAGGTAGGCCTTGGGGTTCTTTAAAAATGGGGGAGAAGCCTTGGAGTAGAGGTTGGACCTCAGGTGGAAATATGGTGAAGTCGAGGTTTGGTTTAGGTGTGGATTGTGGGTTTGGGTTTGGGGATAGGTCTTGctcaaaaaaagaaatgagGTGTAAGAAGGCAATAAAGTCCTGTCGGATGAGACTTTTAAATTGGTGAAAAGTGGCCAAGATAGTCTTGTTGCCTATGATGGTAATGGGAACCTTTTGGTGAACAAAGGTCATACAAGGCACAAGAAAATTAGATGTAATGGGTCCCAATGAGCTTAGTCGTTGAATGCCTAATACCACATCAACTGCTTCAATGGGTAAAAGGTACATGACAATTTCAAAAGTTtggttttgaattaaaatgggAATTGCAGGATAGAGGCTAGAACAAAATAAATGGTTTCCATTACCAACCATGACAGGAAAAGAAGGATCGGGGTCAAATGATAACCTAAATTTAGGAGCCCACTGAGTCTATAATATATTATGAGAACTCCTCGAATTGACAAGAATCATGACTGATTGACTATAAATGGACCCCTTGAAGTAAAGTGTTTGTGAAAAAGGTAATCTGATAAGAGCCTGTGTGGATAAATGAAGATGGACTGGAGTGTCCTCTTGGCCTTCTTGTGTGGCAGGCATGGTCCCATTTTCGTTACACAAGGGCTCAACCACCAGGTTTGGGTCAACGCCATCATCAACTACCAAAAGCCTAAGGAATTTTGAGGCTTGACAACGATAGCCAAAGACGTATTTCTCATCACAATAGTAACAGAGGCCCTAGATGCATCACTCATGCAGCTGGGCCTGGGTTAAATGTTTGATAGGTAAATGAGATGGGTTATAAGAGGATGAGGACTAAGAGGTAGCTGAGGGCGTAGCTGGGTTAAGGAATTTGGCAGAAGGTTTAGGTTTTGTGTCTTTGATTTTAGCTTCCACCAGTTTGGCTAGGCCAATGGCTTGATGGATGGAAAAAAGTTTATGAATAAGTAGTTTGCGTCGAATATCAAGAGCTAATATGAAAAGAAAGCAATTAAGTAAGGTTTCACCATTTAGTCCAAAGGCATGATTAGAGAGCTTCTCAAAATGTTGTTGGTAATCTGCCATTGTACCATACTGCCACAACTTAAAAAGCTTAGCTTGACGGTTCTTGTAAGAGGACGGCCCAAAGCGAACCTCCAATGCACGAACGAAGGTTTCCTAATCAGCAAGCTGGTTATTGTTAACATCCATTTATACCAACTTAGGGCTTCCCCCCTCATATAAAAAGCCACAATAGACACAagttgataaaaggaaacttggtaaaaagcaaaaatttgCTCTGCTTGAAAGAGCCAATCCAATGTGTCTTAACCATCAAAAGGGATTAACCGAAGTTTGGATAGCCTTGCGCTCAATGGGTCGTTAGTGCAATACAAGCACCGCCAGGAGGAGGTGGATTGTTGTAGGAATGCGCCCCCGATGTGGGGGATAATCCTATGCCCTATTCCATTTGTTTGgagtatgagaaaaaaaaaggaaagaaaatacaactaatgaaatattttcttttacttgaTTGGAgtgaaaatgaaaggaaaattattttatagatacaaaaattaaaatttttccttctttttattttctttccaattcaaattttaaaattttctattttccttcCATCCTACCTTCCATCCCACCGTAGATCATAAGATAAAGAATTTtggaggaaaaaagaagaagaagaagaagaaaacaactttctaaattctaaaaagtgaaaaatattaataatataaataagaaaacgagaaaaacaaatattgaaagcataaaaatatacggaatttattattttatttttgtaccgTTGTGCATGTTCCCACTGGGAAGaatagaaggaaaaagaaagcgaGAAATTGGGTACTTTGTCTCCCCTTCCGATTCCATCATCGCCGCCATTATTCGGTGCCCGCTGCATGCACCTTTCCTTTTTCTCTAATCCCTATCATCCAACATCTTCTCAGATCTAATCCTTTTCCCCTTCCAAAATCATACTCCGATTGCGCCTAGGGTTCAGACTTCGAATCACCGTTTTCTGTCATGAATTGGACTCCGTTAGCAGTACACCTCGCCTATTCTTGCTGACGGAGGAGATTCAAAATTTGGCCGCAAAATGGTTCCAATCTTCTTGTACATCGTCGCTTTCATTTGCACGTGCGGAGCCATTGCGTTGTCCTTGCTTCACATTTATAAGCACCTTCTCAATTACACCGAGCCTACTTATCAGCGCTTCATTGTTCGGATCGTTTTTATGGTCCCGGTTAGTCACTCActccttttcaatttttatcatttatcgtTCGTTCTAATTTTGATTGCGAagattttgttccttttttgttACAATTACTATCTTATTTGTGCTTATGTGTTTCGCTGTAGttcattatttctttttaagaaataaaatcctTTGTTGATCTACTCAACTTGAAACTTAATTTTCTGACAGGTTTATGCGTTGATGTCATTCTTGTCACTTGTTCTACCACAGGGTTCaatctattttaattcaatccGGGAAATGTAAGTCATTCACTGTTTCTGTATTTGTTGTGGTTGCtgctatattaaattttaattttttattatttgcgTTGTGTGTTTATGTATCATGGTTTACATGTGTATTTTGTTCATATATGGTTTGGGAGGTAACATGTATCCAATTATGGCTGAATTGTATGGGCATATGAAAATATGAACTACAAGCAATACTTCTGCTCATGTCTTGCCTTTGTGAAAGTCATAAGTAGTTATTTATAGGTGCCATTCTGTCCAGAAACCCCTTGAAGTTGCGTCTAGAATTTGCTTTTTGATATCCTACTCCGGATGAATTCCAATTCCAAGGATAAAATTTAGGTTTTGACCTTTTAAAGATTGGTTTAACTTATGTACATTTCTGATCAGGTAGCCACTAAACTGTGCTTGAGAGTAGTATTATTATTCCCATATTCTGTTGATTATGTGACTGAGGTGGCCAAGGAGAGTGTTGCAGCAGCAACTGTGCTTACATATGCAGTCATAATCCTGAACGGCACTTCCTTCCCCCGCCCCCTCTATTAATGTGATTTAACtctcttttacattttttagtgCCCCTGTAAACTTTAATTCTCTAATCTCTTGTTAttcgttttaaaaaataaatggattTATGCCTATTTTATCAACTAGAAACAGTGCATTTAGTAACATTCTCTTGGATGCTTTTTCAGCTATGAAGCTtgggttatttataatttcctATCGCTATGTCTTGAATGGGTTGGTGGTCCTGGATCAGTAGTCCTAAGTTTAACTGGACGGGTTCTCAAGCCATCATGGTTTTTGATGACCTGTTGCTTACCTCCTCTGGCGCTTGATGGGTGAGTTTTTACTAATCTAATATTACAAGTTTCTGTGCCTCAAAATGTTGTTTAATATTCCTTGAAAACTGATCCCTAGAATTTTTCAAGGAATTAATGTTTTACCTAACTTTTGTGAGTGGGATTATGTAAGTAGTgctatttgaaaaataaaatacttttaatagATTTTCGCAAAATGTAAATCTTGGGATCCCAGGGAAACAAAAACTCTGGTTTGAACATGTAATGTGACAGCTTGATTTTTCACCAAAAAAGCTTGATTATTATACCATAGTTGATGATCATCTCTCATGCCTGATCTTTTTTTGCAGGCGTTTTATACGTAAATGCAAGCAAGGGTGCTTGCAGTTTGTGATTTTGAAGCCCATTTTAGTTGTTGTTACACTTATACTTTATGCAAAGGGAAAATATAAGGATGGAAATTTCAGTCCAAAGCAATCATACTTGTATCTTACAATCATCTATACATTCTCATACACAATGGCTCTCTATGCTCTTGCTTTGTTTTATGTGGCATGCAAGGATCTGCTTCAACCATTCAATCCAGTCCCAaagtttattataataaaatctgTTGTATTCCTAACTTATTGGCAGGTACTTTTCATGCTTCTTTCTTTTAATGGTCTATTCTTTCCTTGTATTATTAAACTCTATTTGTTACTTTGTGTAAGTTATCGGATTTTACTTCTGTTGTCTTTCACTCTTTTGCTCAAAACCCCAATTATTTGAAGCACATTTGCCAACTGCATTTATCgcccacaaaaaaaaactatttgcaTAGTTCAGAattgattataataataataataataataataataataataattataacaataataatgaaatcAAAACACAATGACACCTGTGCTTGTTTGTGCATGCTAAGATGTCAATTTGCTATATTTCCATGATTTTTTTTGAGCTGTATTACACTCACTTTTGCTGATTAATCAAAAGTTGCTGTGCTATGCTATGGGATCTATTTAGAGTTTGAAAATGATTCACTGTTAATTTTATACCATATCTCCGCCAGAGGTTTGAAGCTGgacaattttttgtttctgaTATCTTAGGGTGTCTTAGTTTTCCTTGCCGCAAAGTCGGAATTTGTTAAGGATGCAGATGAAGCTGCTCTACTTCAAGATTTTTTCATTTGCGTTGAGATGCTTGTTGCTGCTGTTGGCCACTTTTATGCATTTCCATACAAAGAGTACGCTGGGGCTAACATAGGTGGATCCCGTGGGTTGACAGCTAGCCTTGCTCATGCTTTAAAGTTAAATGACTTTTACCATGATACCGTCCACCAGGTCagtcacttttaatattcttctcttagtTTTGCTGTACCATCATAATTCTATTCATCAGGTTCAATGCATGACTTTGGAACCATCATGTTGTAATTCTAGTTCCATGGATTTTTCTGTATGATTCCGTCCTTCTTTTTGCTTCTTTAATATTTGCTGACAGTTTGATATTTTGCTTCTGGCAGTTTGCACCAACATACCATGATTATGTTCTCTACAACCACGGTGGTGAAGGTGAAGAGGGAACTAGGAAGTATAGATCACGAACTTTTGTTCCAATTGGCCCAGAGATGGACACAGTGAGAAGAAATAAACATTTGTTTGGAAGCAAGGCAGATGACGTACAGATCTCAAGTTTTTCTTCAAATAGTAGCTCTCCCTCAAATTCTGGTCCCATCTCTGATGTTCCACATTCTGGTGCAATGAAATCTTCCTTACTTGTGGATGTGTCAAATTCTTTGTCTGTGCCATACGATATGACACTTATTGACTTGGATGCATCCAATTATCCTGAAAAAGTTCCAGCAGCTGATAAAGCCGGTACTAGGTGACAATGAGGAACATTCAGAGCCAAGTTAGTGGGAAAATTGTCATTGTTGAAGAGAGGAGAGTAATAGGGGCATCCTACATCTTTCTCTTCTAGGAGAGAATTATGAGTAAAGTGTGGTTTGTTTGATTCCAGGAAAGCCTGTAGGCAGGTCTGGCTCTTACGTCTGTGTCAATGTTGCTTAAAAGCCCTAATCTCTCCCAAGTCCCTACTAAACCAATCATCTTGATAATTGGTCTTCAGTCTTGATATTGTAATTGTCTCCACTGATTGCGTATCGTGTGCACATTGTAGATATAGAAATGGTTGGCTAACTTCAAACTCAACAGCTCCTGAGTGAATTTCGATTAGAACTCAATTAAGTAATTGATCGGTTATCTTCTTCTCCGCACCTTGAATCAATACCCATCACTGTTGGATTTCATAGAATGTCATTGTCACCACTTTTACCTTTTTAAAATTTGCTGTGTAGATTTTTACTCCAAAGTTTAAGTTTCTGCTTCTGGAACGTCTCGTAACGCTTGCAGGTCCACATAAAGGACGAATATAAATATCTACTGTATTACTGATAACTACTCATGTAGGCTGTATCACGTGATCCAATCTTTAgttttccaagaaggataaatttttacaGTTGCTTTGAGTCAAAGGCCTCTCGTAGTTGAAACCTTGCACGACcgattttttcttaatttcatatCATGCAAGTTGAATTATACTAAAATGTAGTATCTGTCTCTACGACTACGACAAAAAAGGGAGAGGGTATTATCAATAAACAATGCCGTTTTTCCATCATGATCACAGATAAGATGTAATGTAATATCTTACATGCCAAACGACTCTGTAATTCCTTcataaaataagttatatacAATGGGGACGCCTAATACTCAAGCATCTTTATATATTTGTCTATTCATCGTCGCACTCATCAATAGGTGTTGAATATCTCATGCTTCCAATTCACACACTCAATTATAGTTATCTTTAACATgtagtgatcatcaattcatcatcttcataaatcataatcatACAAATCCTTTAATATTGTTGCCATTTGCAGATGTATTTAGGCACTGTCTGCTGTTGTGGCCAATGTCACGACGTTTGGTGGTGACAGTAACTGCTGGTCCTTTTTTGCATTCATTGGCACACGCCTAGGCTCATGTTTTAGTATGAACCGCAACAAACACCAACAAAGCCTTCGGGCCCCACGGGTTTGGGAAATGATGCTCCCTCATTGGACGGTTCTGATCCAACCCTACCAAAATATCCATGGAGCCCACAACAGTAGGAGCAAGTTTGTTTGGACTTGCATGGACTCATACGGATAATGAATGAGGAGGTCATGGGACTTTGTTTCGGCTCATATTATTTGgtcatgtatataaaaaataaaatgatatggtCATATTATATAATAGACTATATACATAACTAACATAAGCAGCCATAGGTCATAACCATAATTAAGGGGCAAAAACAGGAAGTAAAAAGAGAAGGGTTAAACATGTATATGGCCGATGACAAAAGTCACCGTCCATCTaagtgagtattttttttttcgattaaAATTTAGGAAGAGGAGATAACACCTAAGTTTTAGAATAAAAATGTTCTTTAACTCAAACATGTAATACTGAATCTTGTTTTATTCTACTCAACCAACTTCTTAAGTGCACGTTTGTATTACTTTATGTTCTCTAAAATCACTTTAAAATATCAACTAATGAAATTAAGGTTAGTGTTCTTATGTTTGATCTTGTGTTGAAGGTTAAAATTGATTGAGTTGAAATCACTTTTAGTAGTTTTTATCatgggataaaaaatatatatctttacCGAGTTCCATTAATaactttttagaataaaaacattCATACAAATCACttcaatttgaaattaattttaattaaattttataaagattCACTCAAATCCCATCTCCACGTGTAAAAGTGCTTAAAATAATGCTACAGggtaaggaagaaaaaagaatacaagTCATGTGTTTAGACTTTAGCTACCACGGTGGCTTTACAAACATAACAAAGTAAAAATAGGGGCGTTGAATTTCTACAGTAGAGGGTTCAGACCCCTTATTCTTCTCCTCTTTCACATACTTGCCTTGATTATTTAATCTTTGACGAAACcgttttttctattaaaattttttaatggcTCTGACTTGAAGAAGACAGAGTTAATTATATTTGCTTGTATACTTCTTTTCCCTCTCTTCTTAAGGCACCCTCTCCCATACATACTCCACCATTTCTCTCTGATTAAAGTATCAAAACATGGGTGGTGTGAGTATGAATCCAGTGTTTAGGAGTGAAGTACCATTTGGGTATTACtgctacaacaacaacaacaactactCTGAGCAGAACAACACCATGGTGGAGAAGAGACAGCTATTCCTGAGAAGCTACCAGTTCTGTAGAAAGAAGAGTCTGACAGAGAGAATCAAAGGGTCTTTGGTTCGTGCCAAGAAAATTGTGTGGCTAAGGCTAAGGTCTGCTTGCAAACTCAGGAGGTCCTTCAAATGCGCTTTCTATTACCGCAGGAGAAGGTTCTTCCAGCTTTTACACAGCAACAACCGCAAAACCGAATCTTCTTCATGTTTATGGTAAACAAAAGAGACACCACAACTCGTCACACTCAAGACACCTCTGATCTTTTATTCTTTCGTTTCTATTTGTCATTAACCAGTTACGGTTTCTCAATATGAGTTTGTGATGGCGATTTGGAACTGATGTTGCTTACATAATATTGTTCATTAATCACAAAAAGAGTTTGGCTTTGCTTCTGTTTCTTTTCCTTGTTTAATCATTTTGCACGTAGCATCATGAATCGTGCCCTTTCTTTAACTGCTCCACTATTTTAGAAATGGAAATATGGAAGATGTTTCTTAGgtgtatttcttaattttaggtGTATTTTTTAGGTAACcatgtataataaaattaagggATAGAGATAACTAAAATGtgatatataaaactaatttaatcatatttagcATTTCCatgtatgttttcattttttgccAAAATTGAAGTGTTTGATTAACTAAGTTGGGCACAGAAAAAATGGTCAATTTCTAAACCAGGATTTCGTGCATGTTATTAGAATTAGAAACTTAATCCCAATATTATAGTATAATAGTACAAATTCACATACTCCAATGGACATTAGCATCATGTTCTCTGGGAAGTAGTTCGAGATGCTTGGTTGTCTTT
It includes:
- the LOC113000763 gene encoding uncharacterized protein — its product is MGGVSMNPVFRSEVPFGYYCYNNNNNYSEQNNTMVEKRQLFLRSYQFCRKKSLTERIKGSLVRAKKIVWLRLRSACKLRRSFKCAFYYRRRRFFQLLHSNNRKTESSSCLW
- the LOC100789701 gene encoding transmembrane protein 184B — its product is MVPIFLYIVAFICTCGAIALSLLHIYKHLLNYTEPTYQRFIVRIVFMVPVYALMSFLSLVLPQGSIYFNSIREIYEAWVIYNFLSLCLEWVGGPGSVVLSLTGRVLKPSWFLMTCCLPPLALDGRFIRKCKQGCLQFVILKPILVVVTLILYAKGKYKDGNFSPKQSYLYLTIIYTFSYTMALYALALFYVACKDLLQPFNPVPKFIIIKSVVFLTYWQGVLVFLAAKSEFVKDADEAALLQDFFICVEMLVAAVGHFYAFPYKEYAGANIGGSRGLTASLAHALKLNDFYHDTVHQFAPTYHDYVLYNHGGEGEEGTRKYRSRTFVPIGPEMDTVRRNKHLFGSKADDVQISSFSSNSSSPSNSGPISDVPHSGAMKSSLLVDVSNSLSVPYDMTLIDLDASNYPEKVPAADKAGTR